The genomic region GGCGATCGCGGTGTCACCGAGCATGGTCTCGATCCGGGTGGTGGCGACCACGATGTGCGGCTCGTCGTCGTTCATCGAGCCGTACCGGAACGACACCAGCTCACCCTCGATGTCCTCGTACTTGACCTCGAGGTCGGAGATCGCGGTCTCCAGCACCGGCGACCAGTTGACCAGCCGCTCGGCCTGGTAGATCAGCCCGGCGTCGTAGAGCCGTTTGAAGATGGTGCGGACCGCCCGCGACAGCCCCTCGTCCATGGTGAACCGGTCGCGGCTCCAGTCCACCCCGTCGCCGAGGCGGCGCATCTGGCCGCCGATGGTGCCGCCGGACTCGCGCTTCCAGTCCCAGACCTTCTCGATGAACCGTTCGCGGCCGTAGTCCTCTTTGGTCTTCCCGTCGACGGCGATCTGCTTCTCGACCAGGGTCTGGGTGGCGATGCCCGCGTGGTCCATGCCGGGCAGCCACAGCACCTCGTAGCCCTGCATCCGCTTGCGCCGGGTCAGGGCGTCCATCAGCGTGTGGTCGAGCGCGTGCCCCATGTGCAGGCTGCCGGTGACGTTCGGCGGCGGCAGCACGATCGAGTAGGCCGGCTTATCGCTGCTCGGGTCGGCGGTGAAGTACCCGGCCTTGACCCAGCCCTCGTAGATGTCGCTTTCTACCGCACCGGGGTCCCACGACTTGGGCAGGGCATCGGCGGCTGATTCGGGATGGGCAGTCACCCCGCAATTCTAGGAAAGCGCTACTTGCGGCCGCCGAGCAGTCCACCGAGGATGTCGCCGAGGCCGCCGCCCTTGCCGCCGCCGAGCACGCTGCCCAGGATGCTGCCCAGCGGGTTGTCGCCGCCCCCGCCGCCGGACCCGCCGCCGAGGATGCCGCCCAGGATGTCGGCCAGGCCGCCTCCGGACTCCCCCGACCCGCCGGAACGGCCGGTCAGCTGCTTGCCGATGTAGGCCAGCACGATGGGCGTCAGGATCGGCAGCAGCTTCTGGATCAGGTCGCTGTTGCCCGCCCCGCCGCCGGCCAGCGCCGAGGCCACCTGGTTGGTGTCGGTGCCGCCGAAGATCTTGGCGACGGCCTTGGCGCCGTCGGCCTCGTCGACCTGGTCGACGCTGACCCCGCCGTCCAGCAGACCGGCGTGGGTGTCGGCCGCCTTCGCGATACCGGAGGCGGTGTCGGGGTCCGCGGCGTTGTGCTGCAGGCCGCCGACCAGGACCGGCACCAGGGTGCGGATCGCGCTGTTCACCTCGTTCTCGTCGGCGTTGAGCCTGCCGGCGATCTCCTGCACCGGGATCTGATTGAACAGATCGTCCAGATCGGCCATGTCGTCCACCTTCGTCGCTGGATACTGCGGTCTGACAGTAGTGCACCGCACCCGCGCGCACAGGCCTTCCGGACGGCTCAGTTCAGCCGGGTGGTCTCCAGCGTCACCCCGGCGGCGGGCAGCCGGGTCAGCAGCACGTCGCCCATCGCCGCGGCCGGGGTCAGCACGCCGCGCAGCTCCGACAGCTTGTCGCGGTCGAACGCCAGCGCCAGCGCGCACTCCCCCAGCAGTACCGAGGTGGCCTTGTAGCCCGGGTCACCCTTCTGCGCCATGGTGGCCTGGTACCGGGCACCGGTGGTCGTGGTGGTGTAGGTCTCGATCGTGTAATGCCCGTTCTCCCGGGCCTGTTCGCTGGGGCCCTCGCCCGGTGCGGGCAGCACCTTCTCGATGAGTTTGGTGGGCACCCGGTTCAGGAAGCGGCTGCCCAGCGCGAGCGACACGGCGTTGCCCGCGGTGGCCAGCGCCGACACCACCGGCGCGAGAAACGACCGGCCGACGCTCATCTGCTCGGCGTACTCCAGCCGGCGGCCGTACGCGTAGCCCAGTAATGCGTTGGAGCGCCGCACGATTCGGGTGTTGATCGCCGCCATCACGAACGGCGCGACCCAGTGTCCGTCGAGCTCGGGGGCGATCTCGCGGCCGCGCCGCCAGCGCAGGTCCGGTTCGGCGCCCAACTGCGGTTCGGCGGCCCGGTCGGGGCTGAGGCTGTAGGGATCCTCGACCAGGCGGCGCACCTGCTCGTCGGCCGAGGCGTCGC from Mycolicibacterium phlei harbors:
- a CDS encoding DUF937 domain-containing protein, whose product is MADLDDLFNQIPVQEIAGRLNADENEVNSAIRTLVPVLVGGLQHNAADPDTASGIAKAADTHAGLLDGGVSVDQVDEADGAKAVAKIFGGTDTNQVASALAGGGAGNSDLIQKLLPILTPIVLAYIGKQLTGRSGGSGESGGGLADILGGILGGGSGGGGGDNPLGSILGSVLGGGKGGGLGDILGGLLGGRK
- a CDS encoding saccharopine dehydrogenase family protein codes for the protein MSAAEREFDIVLYGATGFVGRLTAEYLAKAGGDARIALAGRSPEKLAAVRDSLGEEAQSWELITADASKPSTLEAMAARTRVVVTTVGPYAKYGLPLVEACAAAGTDYADLTGEPTFIRDSIDQFHKQAVDTGARIVHACGFDSIPSDLTVFALYRRAEQDGEGQLTDTNYVVVKASLAVSGGTAWSMVELMRDASADEQVRRLVEDPYSLSPDRAAEPQLGAEPDLRWRRGREIAPELDGHWVAPFVMAAINTRIVRRSNALLGYAYGRRLEYAEQMSVGRSFLAPVVSALATAGNAVSLALGSRFLNRVPTKLIEKVLPAPGEGPSEQARENGHYTIETYTTTTTGARYQATMAQKGDPGYKATSVLLGECALALAFDRDKLSELRGVLTPAAAMGDVLLTRLPAAGVTLETTRLN